One window of Sphingomonas sp. KC8 genomic DNA carries:
- a CDS encoding MFS transporter, which yields MADAAKRLRSIIGGSAGNFVEWYDWFAYASLSIYFAPAFFPEDNPTVQLLNTAAIFAVGFIMRPIGAWVMGIYGDRHGRKAGLALSVGLMCAGSLLIAIAPTYATAGWLAPALLILARMLQGLSVGGEFGASSTYLSEMATAGRRGFWSSFQYVTLIGGQLAALGVLLILQALMPESALESWGWRIPFAIGAVLAAAVYVFRRGLAETSHFKQIDHAATPASSARNLWVGHRRATLMIVAMTIGGTLAFYAYTTYLQKFLVNTSGFTRPEATAITAAALAVFMVQQPLWGWLSDQIGRKPQMIFFGVTGMLTTVPVFHALAGTSDAITAFWLALIPMTLMSAYTSVGPITKAELYPAHIRTLGVALPYAIANTAFGGTAEYVALWLKNAGVEYAFYWYVTAGIGVALIAFIALPDTRRISQIAAD from the coding sequence ATGGCGGACGCAGCGAAGCGGTTACGATCGATCATAGGCGGATCGGCGGGCAATTTCGTCGAATGGTATGATTGGTTCGCTTATGCCTCGCTCAGCATTTATTTCGCACCCGCCTTCTTCCCCGAAGACAATCCCACGGTGCAACTGCTCAACACCGCCGCGATCTTTGCGGTCGGCTTCATCATGCGGCCGATCGGCGCGTGGGTGATGGGCATTTACGGCGACCGCCATGGCCGCAAAGCCGGGCTGGCGCTGTCGGTCGGCCTCATGTGCGCCGGATCGCTGCTGATCGCGATTGCCCCCACTTATGCCACCGCCGGCTGGCTGGCGCCGGCCTTGCTGATCCTCGCGCGGATGTTGCAGGGCCTTAGCGTCGGTGGCGAATTTGGCGCGAGTTCCACCTATCTCAGCGAAATGGCGACGGCCGGCCGGCGCGGCTTCTGGTCAAGTTTCCAATATGTCACGCTGATCGGCGGCCAGCTTGCGGCGCTTGGCGTGTTGCTGATCCTCCAGGCGCTGATGCCCGAATCCGCGCTGGAAAGCTGGGGCTGGCGCATCCCCTTTGCGATCGGGGCCGTGCTGGCTGCCGCCGTCTATGTCTTCCGCCGGGGTCTCGCCGAAACCAGCCATTTCAAGCAGATCGATCACGCGGCCACGCCCGCATCGTCGGCACGCAATCTGTGGGTCGGCCACCGCCGTGCGACCTTGATGATCGTCGCGATGACGATCGGCGGCACGCTCGCTTTCTATGCCTACACCACCTACCTCCAGAAATTCCTGGTCAACACCAGCGGCTTCACCCGACCGGAAGCCACCGCGATCACCGCAGCGGCGCTTGCCGTGTTCATGGTCCAGCAGCCCTTGTGGGGCTGGCTGTCCGACCAGATCGGCCGCAAACCGCAGATGATCTTTTTCGGCGTGACGGGGATGCTGACGACGGTGCCGGTGTTCCATGCGCTCGCCGGCACCAGCGATGCGATCACCGCATTCTGGCTGGCGCTGATCCCGATGACGTTGATGTCGGCCTACACATCGGTCGGCCCGATCACCAAGGCCGAATTATACCCCGCCCATATCCGCACATTGGGCGTGGCGCTGCCTTATGCGATCGCCAACACCGCATTCGGCGGCACCGCCGAATATGTGGCACTTTGGCTCAAGAATGCGGGCGTCGAATATGCGTTCTACTGGTATGTCACCGCCGGCATCGGGGTGGCGCTGATCGCCTTCATCGCTTTGCCCGATACCCGCAGGATCAGCCAGATCGCGGCCGATTGA
- a CDS encoding urate hydroxylase PuuD, which translates to MVVVAFWAHGAYGNPSAYYNGFFRFLHVLFGIMWIGLLYYFNFVQIPTMPKVPAELKPGVSKFIAPEALFWFRYAALFTVITGLIVAWLSGYAHDALVLGEGFRLIGLGMWLALIMAFNVWFLIWPNQKRALGIVPAEDAVKAKSASTAMIFSRLNTLLSIPMLYCMVTQGALGGL; encoded by the coding sequence ATGGTCGTCGTCGCCTTCTGGGCGCATGGCGCCTATGGCAATCCATCGGCTTATTATAATGGCTTTTTCCGCTTCCTCCATGTGCTCTTCGGCATCATGTGGATCGGTTTGCTTTATTATTTCAACTTCGTGCAAATCCCGACGATGCCGAAGGTGCCGGCCGAATTGAAACCGGGCGTGTCCAAGTTCATCGCGCCGGAAGCGCTGTTCTGGTTCCGTTATGCGGCGCTGTTCACCGTCATCACCGGCCTGATCGTCGCCTGGCTTTCAGGTTATGCCCACGATGCGCTGGTGCTTGGTGAAGGCTTCCGCCTGATCGGCCTCGGCATGTGGCTGGCGCTGATCATGGCGTTCAACGTCTGGTTCCTGATCTGGCCGAACCAGAAGCGCGCGCTGGGCATCGTCCCCGCCGAAGATGCGGTGAAGGCCAAGTCGGCGTCGACCGCGATGATCTTTTCGCGCCTGAACACGCTGCTTTCGATCCCCATGCTGTATTGCATGGTCACGCAGGGCGCATTGGGCGGCCTGTAA
- a CDS encoding DMT family transporter, producing MHESSPTRLTLRDDSGNRRGTALAFAAMIGANVALAFGAWLVRLADVGPVAAGFWRLALAAPLLLALCLMARQPIPAMPRRMWMVLAVGGLFFAADLAAWHVGILHTTLANATLFGNITSLTFPIYGFIVARALPGRMQTMALLLAAAGAVLLMGQSYQLSPQNLLGDLLCIAAGVLYTFYLVAVSTARGRLQPLPTLMLATLFGALPLLAFASLMGETIWPTAWTPLLLLAIGSQVIGQGLLVYAMGHLPPLVIGVGLLIQPVVAASVGWMAYGEKLGVIDAIGAVAIAIALVLVRRPDRR from the coding sequence ATGCACGAGTCGAGCCCCACAAGATTAACTTTGCGCGACGATAGCGGTAATCGGCGTGGAACCGCACTCGCCTTCGCGGCGATGATCGGCGCGAATGTCGCGCTCGCTTTCGGGGCGTGGCTGGTGCGGCTGGCCGATGTCGGGCCGGTTGCCGCTGGTTTCTGGCGGCTTGCGCTGGCAGCGCCCCTGTTGCTGGCTTTGTGCCTGATGGCGCGCCAGCCGATCCCGGCGATGCCGCGGCGGATGTGGATGGTACTGGCGGTGGGCGGCCTGTTCTTCGCGGCCGATCTTGCCGCGTGGCATGTCGGCATCCTTCACACGACATTGGCCAATGCGACATTGTTCGGGAACATCACCAGCCTGACATTCCCGATCTATGGTTTCATCGTCGCCCGCGCGTTGCCGGGGCGGATGCAGACAATGGCGTTGCTGCTGGCGGCGGCGGGAGCAGTGCTGCTGATGGGGCAATCCTATCAGCTGTCGCCGCAGAATCTGCTGGGCGATCTGCTCTGTATCGCGGCCGGGGTGCTCTACACCTTCTACCTTGTCGCGGTGAGCACGGCGCGCGGGCGGTTGCAGCCGCTGCCGACGCTTATGCTGGCGACACTGTTCGGCGCGCTGCCGCTGCTGGCCTTTGCGAGCCTGATGGGGGAAACGATCTGGCCAACCGCCTGGACGCCGCTGCTGTTGCTGGCGATCGGCAGTCAGGTGATCGGGCAGGGCCTGCTGGTGTATGCGATGGGCCATCTGCCGCCGCTGGTGATCGGCGTTGGGCTTTTGATCCAGCCTGTTGTCGCCGCTTCGGTTGGCTGGATGGCCTATGGCGAAAAGCTGGGTGTGATCGACGCGATTGGCGCGGTGGCGATCGCGATCGCATTGGTGCTGGTAAGGCGGCCGGACCGCCGATGA
- a CDS encoding MATE family efflux transporter, giving the protein MSRTHSPWREDIRATLTLAWPLVLTNLAQAAIHATDVILLGRLGARQLAAGALGTNLMMACVVIASGLVMAGSPMIAKAIGARSNAVRDVRRTVRQTMWAAVAVVVPLWLFLWHGEAVLLALGQEPVLAADAGHFLRAMMWGLLPYAFYLVLRVFVAALERPGWSLVIALGGVVANAIINYGLVFGRLGLPQMGLVGAGIGSSIANTLMFVGMALVVMRDRRFRRFHLFGHFWRADWPRFFAVWRLGLPIAITLGLEVTVFNAAMFLMGLLGQNPLAAHAIAIQVASVSFMVPLGLAQAATVRVGLAYGRRDPVAIGRAGWTAWGMGVGFMGVTALVMVSVPHLLIGGFIDSTNPANAEVVQLAVSFLMWAALFQIVDGAQAVGAGMLRGLHDTTVPMLFAGVGYWLIGLAVGAWFAFRAGWAGVGIWAGLALGLAIVSVLMTGRWTLRERIGLVDPAWINRPRSG; this is encoded by the coding sequence ATGAGCCGCACGCATTCCCCCTGGCGCGAAGATATCCGCGCGACGCTCACGCTTGCCTGGCCGCTGGTGCTGACCAACCTTGCGCAGGCCGCGATCCATGCGACCGATGTGATCCTGCTCGGCCGGCTGGGCGCGCGGCAACTGGCGGCCGGCGCGCTGGGCACCAACCTGATGATGGCCTGCGTGGTGATCGCCAGCGGGCTGGTGATGGCTGGATCGCCGATGATCGCCAAGGCGATCGGCGCGCGATCGAACGCGGTGCGCGATGTGCGCCGTACGGTGCGCCAGACGATGTGGGCGGCGGTCGCGGTGGTCGTGCCCTTGTGGCTGTTCCTGTGGCATGGCGAGGCGGTGTTGCTGGCGCTGGGGCAGGAACCGGTGCTGGCGGCCGATGCCGGCCATTTCCTGCGGGCGATGATGTGGGGGCTGCTGCCTTACGCTTTCTATCTGGTGCTGCGCGTGTTCGTGGCCGCGCTGGAACGGCCGGGCTGGTCGCTGGTGATCGCGCTGGGCGGCGTCGTCGCCAACGCGATCATCAATTATGGCCTTGTCTTTGGCCGGCTGGGCCTGCCGCAAATGGGGTTGGTGGGGGCCGGCATCGGATCGTCGATCGCCAACACGCTGATGTTCGTCGGCATGGCGCTGGTGGTGATGCGTGACCGGCGTTTCCGCCGTTTCCACCTGTTCGGCCATTTCTGGCGGGCGGACTGGCCGCGCTTCTTCGCCGTCTGGCGGCTGGGCCTGCCGATCGCGATCACGCTGGGGCTGGAAGTGACGGTGTTCAACGCCGCGATGTTCCTGATGGGGCTGCTCGGCCAGAACCCGCTGGCCGCGCATGCGATTGCCATACAGGTGGCGAGCGTCAGTTTCATGGTGCCCCTGGGCCTGGCGCAGGCGGCGACGGTGCGGGTGGGCCTGGCGTATGGCCGCAGGGATCCGGTGGCCATTGGCCGTGCCGGCTGGACGGCATGGGGGATGGGTGTCGGTTTCATGGGCGTTACCGCGCTGGTGATGGTCAGCGTGCCGCATCTGCTGATCGGCGGTTTCATCGATTCGACCAACCCGGCCAATGCCGAAGTGGTGCAGCTGGCCGTATCCTTCCTGATGTGGGCCGCCTTGTTCCAGATTGTCGATGGCGCGCAGGCGGTGGGCGCGGGGATGCTGCGCGGACTGCACGATACGACCGTGCCAATGCTGTTCGCCGGTGTCGGCTACTGGCTGATCGGCCTGGCGGTCGGCGCGTGGTTCGCATTCCGTGCCGGCTGGGCCGGCGTTGGCATCTGGGCGGGGCTGGCGCTGGGCCTGGCCATCGTTTCAGTGCTGATGACCGGGCGCTGGACGCTACGCGAACGGATCGGGCTGGTCGACCCCGCCTGGATCAATCGGCCGCGATCTGGCTGA
- a CDS encoding COQ9 family protein, with the protein MTQTAPDLTLDELRDALAPIIPRHAAFDGWGAASLDAAGAELGLPPGRAALAFPGGAIDMIDAWFAHIDRAMAEAPTGDELAAMKIRERITALVTRRLELIDPDREALRRALAILAMPSNVARAARLSWRAADAMWRACGDKATDFSHYSKRMTLAGVYAATLLAFIDDESEGFADTRAFLARRIDQVMRFEKLKAQIKPDKDRLFSPARFFGRLRYPAT; encoded by the coding sequence ATGACCCAGACCGCGCCGGACCTGACGCTCGACGAACTGCGCGACGCCCTCGCGCCGATCATCCCCCGCCACGCTGCCTTCGATGGCTGGGGGGCGGCATCGCTTGATGCGGCCGGCGCCGAACTGGGCCTGCCGCCAGGCCGCGCGGCCCTCGCTTTTCCGGGCGGGGCGATCGACATGATCGATGCGTGGTTTGCGCATATCGATCGCGCGATGGCCGAGGCGCCGACGGGTGACGAACTGGCGGCGATGAAGATTCGCGAACGGATTACCGCGCTCGTCACGCGGCGTCTGGAATTGATCGATCCCGATCGGGAAGCGCTGCGCCGGGCGCTGGCCATTCTGGCAATGCCATCGAATGTCGCCCGTGCGGCCCGGCTCAGCTGGCGCGCGGCCGATGCGATGTGGCGCGCCTGCGGCGACAAGGCGACCGACTTTTCGCATTATTCGAAGCGAATGACGCTGGCCGGCGTCTATGCGGCGACCCTGCTGGCGTTCATCGACGATGAGAGCGAGGGCTTTGCCGATACGCGGGCATTTCTGGCCCGCAGGATCGATCAGGTAATGCGTTTCGAAAAGCTGAAGGCGCAGATCAAGCCCGACAAGGATCGGTTGTTTAGCCCGGCGCGCTTCTTTGGCCGGCTGCGTTATCCGGCGACGTGA
- the feoB gene encoding ferrous iron transporter B: MNQAPLVALVGNPNAGKSALFNALTGARQKVGNYPGVTVERKSGRLALDDGRPVELVDLPGTYSLDPASPDEVVTRNVVTGHQTGERLPTALVVVVDAGNLDNHLRFALQLISLGLPTVIALNMIDMAERDGLEIDPQALSRELGVPVVPTVAVRRRGIDELRTALGDLVGSGTVRSPSAEPAPDLDLVALQRRARTISAAATVRHSTVRHSAEWVDRVALHPVAGLAILFGLLFVMFQAVFAWSEAPIGWIEDGFAAIQGAVTAELAPGIFRSLIVDGLIAGVGSVVVFLPQILILFLFILLLEASGYMVRAAFLMDRLMAGVGLSGRAFIPLLSSFACAIPGIMATRTIDDPKDRLTTILIAPLMTCSARLPVYAVIIGAFIPVRDVGYGIGLQGLVLFGLYVTGIVGAMVAALVLRRTVAKGASSGFMMEMPRYQWPDPRDILIGLAQRAWIFLRRAGTLILSASLLLWLLLTFPQAPEGQSQVEYSAAGRIASGLEPIVRPIGFNHEIALAIIPAMAAREVAVAALGTVYSIESQDEAALEQSVTERLRGRWPLPTALAFLMWFVFAPQCLSTIAVIRRETNSWRWPLFSLGYLFALAYVMAGITFWTATALGLG; encoded by the coding sequence ATGAATCAGGCACCGCTCGTCGCGCTGGTTGGCAATCCGAATGCCGGCAAGAGCGCCTTGTTCAACGCGCTGACCGGCGCGCGCCAGAAGGTCGGCAATTATCCCGGCGTCACGGTGGAACGGAAATCGGGGCGGCTGGCGCTGGATGATGGCCGTCCGGTCGAACTGGTCGATCTGCCCGGCACCTACAGCCTTGATCCCGCCAGTCCCGACGAGGTGGTGACGCGCAACGTCGTGACCGGCCACCAGACCGGCGAACGGCTGCCGACAGCGCTGGTCGTCGTGGTCGATGCCGGCAATCTCGACAATCATCTGCGCTTTGCCCTGCAACTGATATCGCTGGGCCTGCCGACGGTGATCGCGCTCAACATGATCGACATGGCCGAAAGGGATGGGCTGGAGATCGATCCGCAGGCTTTGTCGCGCGAACTGGGCGTGCCGGTCGTGCCGACCGTGGCAGTGCGCCGTCGCGGGATCGATGAATTGCGCACGGCGCTGGGCGATCTGGTGGGTTCGGGAACGGTGCGATCCCCATCGGCCGAACCGGCCCCGGATCTTGATCTTGTTGCCCTGCAGCGGCGTGCGCGGACGATTTCGGCTGCGGCAACGGTGCGACACAGCACGGTTCGGCACAGCGCCGAATGGGTCGATCGGGTGGCGCTCCATCCGGTGGCGGGGCTGGCCATCCTGTTCGGTTTGCTGTTTGTGATGTTTCAGGCGGTGTTCGCCTGGTCGGAGGCGCCGATCGGCTGGATCGAGGATGGTTTTGCCGCGATTCAGGGGGCCGTCACCGCCGAACTGGCGCCGGGGATATTCCGGTCGCTGATCGTCGACGGGCTGATCGCGGGCGTTGGATCGGTGGTCGTATTCCTGCCGCAGATCCTGATCTTGTTCCTGTTCATCCTGCTGCTGGAGGCATCCGGCTACATGGTGCGTGCCGCATTCCTGATGGATCGGCTGATGGCGGGGGTGGGCCTGTCAGGCCGGGCCTTCATTCCGTTGCTGTCATCCTTTGCCTGCGCGATTCCGGGCATCATGGCGACCCGCACGATTGACGATCCCAAGGATCGCCTGACGACGATCCTGATCGCGCCGCTGATGACCTGTTCGGCGCGCCTGCCTGTCTATGCCGTCATCATCGGCGCGTTCATCCCGGTGCGTGACGTGGGTTACGGCATCGGCCTGCAGGGGCTGGTGCTGTTCGGCCTTTACGTGACCGGCATTGTCGGGGCGATGGTCGCGGCGCTTGTGCTGCGCCGGACCGTGGCGAAAGGGGCAAGCAGCGGCTTCATGATGGAAATGCCGCGCTACCAGTGGCCCGACCCGCGTGACATTCTGATCGGTCTGGCGCAACGCGCATGGATATTCCTGCGCCGCGCCGGCACGCTGATTTTGAGCGCATCGCTGCTGCTGTGGCTGCTGTTGACGTTCCCGCAGGCGCCCGAAGGGCAAAGCCAGGTGGAATATTCGGCCGCCGGGCGAATCGCATCGGGGCTGGAACCGATTGTCCGGCCGATCGGCTTCAACCACGAAATCGCGCTGGCGATCATTCCCGCGATGGCCGCGCGCGAAGTGGCGGTGGCCGCACTCGGCACGGTTTATTCGATCGAATCGCAGGATGAAGCTGCGCTGGAACAATCGGTGACGGAACGGCTGCGTGGCCGCTGGCCGTTGCCGACGGCGCTGGCCTTCCTGATGTGGTTCGTCTTCGCGCCGCAATGCCTGTCGACGATCGCGGTGATCCGGCGTGAAACCAACAGCTGGCGTTGGCCGTTGTTCAGCCTCGGTTATCTGTTCGCGCTGGCATATGTGATGGCGGGTATCACGTTCTGGACCGCCACGGCGCTGGGGCTGGGCTGA
- a CDS encoding DUF2721 domain-containing protein encodes MPSNASAAVADLAHTIQLAVAPVFLLAGIGSILNVLAGRLARIVDRARQLAQEFTPTDHPDHAAQVRELRLLDRRIMLANMAILLCTASAALICAVVAGLFIAGLANLGFARTMAVGFVLAMLLLISGLALFLVEVRVALLTIRVREELLEQRTERRSWRR; translated from the coding sequence ATGCCATCCAACGCCTCTGCCGCCGTCGCCGATCTCGCCCACACCATCCAGTTGGCCGTGGCGCCGGTGTTCTTGCTTGCCGGGATTGGCAGCATTCTCAACGTGTTGGCCGGACGGCTCGCCCGGATTGTCGATCGCGCCCGCCAGCTCGCGCAGGAATTCACGCCCACCGATCATCCCGACCATGCCGCCCAGGTGCGTGAACTGCGCCTGCTCGATCGCCGCATCATGCTGGCCAACATGGCGATCCTTCTGTGTACCGCCAGCGCCGCCCTGATCTGCGCGGTCGTCGCCGGGCTGTTCATCGCCGGCCTCGCCAATCTCGGCTTCGCGCGGACGATGGCGGTGGGCTTCGTACTGGCCATGCTGTTGCTGATATCGGGACTGGCGCTGTTCCTTGTCGAAGTCCGCGTCGCCCTGCTCACCATCCGCGTCCGCGAAGAACTGCTCGAACAACGTACCGAACGGCGTAGCTGGCGGCGATGA
- a CDS encoding DUF4345 domain-containing protein: MTERRLLQAAIATACLVPLGIGGASILFGPSAITTMLAPSPSFDSHFRYLSGICFALGIGFASCIPAIEARGPRFRLLGAMVVTGGIARLVSLAMLGWPGAGHRFGLAMELGVVPLLMLWQWRIERRSRPA, encoded by the coding sequence ATGACCGAGCGCCGCCTGTTGCAGGCGGCAATCGCCACAGCCTGTCTCGTTCCACTGGGTATCGGTGGTGCAAGCATCCTGTTCGGCCCTTCGGCGATCACCACTATGCTGGCCCCATCCCCCAGCTTCGACAGCCATTTCCGCTATCTGTCAGGCATCTGCTTCGCGCTCGGCATCGGCTTTGCCAGTTGCATCCCAGCCATCGAAGCGCGCGGCCCCCGCTTCCGTTTGCTCGGCGCGATGGTGGTGACGGGCGGCATCGCCCGGCTGGTATCGCTGGCGATGCTCGGCTGGCCCGGCGCCGGGCACCGTTTCGGGCTGGCGATGGAATTGGGCGTCGTGCCGCTGCTGATGCTGTGGCAGTGGCGGATCGAACGGCGCAGCCGTCCGGCATAG
- a CDS encoding FeoA family protein, which translates to MKSLRLDELPLRRNATVSEIDWDEIGLAESKRLREFGFDEGVTIMKLHTGPIGRDPIACRVGRMTVALRRRIAASIRVAEATL; encoded by the coding sequence ATGAAGTCCTTGCGTCTCGATGAACTGCCACTGCGGCGGAACGCCACGGTTTCCGAAATTGATTGGGACGAGATCGGCCTCGCCGAATCCAAACGCCTGCGCGAATTCGGTTTCGATGAAGGCGTCACGATCATGAAGCTGCACACCGGCCCGATCGGCCGTGATCCGATCGCCTGCCGCGTCGGGCGGATGACGGTGGCATTGCGCCGCCGTATCGCCGCATCGATTCGCGTTGCCGAAGCGACACTATGA
- a CDS encoding alkene reductase, giving the protein MASLFDPIHLGAIEAPNRILMAPLTRARATRDHVPTPIMAEYYAQRASAGLILSEATGISQEGTGWPYAPGLWNDAQVAAWKPVTEAVHKAGGRIFAQLWHMGRIVHPSFIGGQAPVSASATTAPGNAHTYEGKQPFVAARPLRLDEIPRLIEDYAHAARNAIAAGFDGVQLHAANGYLIDQFLRDNSNHRDDAYGGSIANRIRLLTEVTGKLVEIVGADRTAVRLSPNGDSQGVDDSDQDALFTAAAKALDGFGLAFLELREPGPGGTFGASDRPAVAPAIRQVFSGPLVLNSDYGHDTAQAVLDSGAADAVSFGRTFLANPDLPYRLANGLPLQQDDPRTWYSQGHEGYIDYPTAA; this is encoded by the coding sequence ATGGCCTCGCTCTTTGATCCGATCCACCTTGGCGCGATTGAGGCGCCCAACCGCATCCTGATGGCGCCGCTCACCCGCGCCCGCGCCACGCGCGATCATGTGCCGACCCCGATCATGGCCGAATATTACGCCCAGCGCGCCAGCGCCGGGCTGATCCTGTCCGAAGCGACCGGGATCAGCCAGGAAGGCACCGGCTGGCCTTATGCACCGGGCCTGTGGAACGATGCCCAGGTGGCCGCGTGGAAACCGGTGACTGAGGCCGTCCACAAAGCCGGCGGGCGGATCTTCGCCCAGCTTTGGCACATGGGCCGTATCGTCCATCCCAGCTTCATCGGTGGGCAGGCGCCTGTTTCGGCATCGGCCACCACCGCCCCCGGCAACGCGCACACCTATGAGGGCAAGCAGCCCTTCGTCGCGGCGCGCCCGCTACGCCTCGATGAAATTCCGCGTCTGATCGAGGATTATGCCCATGCCGCGCGCAATGCGATCGCCGCCGGGTTCGACGGGGTTCAGCTCCACGCCGCGAATGGCTATCTGATCGACCAGTTCCTGCGCGACAATTCCAACCATCGCGACGATGCCTATGGCGGGTCGATCGCCAACCGCATCCGCTTGCTGACCGAAGTAACCGGCAAGCTGGTCGAAATCGTCGGCGCCGATCGCACCGCCGTGCGCCTTTCCCCCAATGGCGATAGCCAGGGCGTGGACGATAGCGATCAGGATGCCCTGTTCACCGCCGCCGCCAAGGCGCTGGACGGATTCGGCCTCGCCTTCCTCGAACTGCGTGAACCCGGCCCCGGCGGCACGTTCGGCGCGTCCGATCGCCCCGCAGTCGCCCCCGCGATCCGCCAGGTTTTCAGCGGGCCGCTCGTGCTCAATTCGGATTATGGCCACGATACCGCGCAGGCCGTACTCGACAGCGGCGCGGCAGACGCGGTCAGCTTCGGCCGCACCTTCCTCGCCAACCCCGATCTGCCATATCGGCTCGCCAATGGCCTGCCGCTGCAGCAGGATGATCCGCGCACCTGGTACAGCCAGGGGCACGAAGGATATATCGACTACCCGACGGCCGCCTGA